The DNA region TCACTTCATTCCCGAAAAGCCCATGTACGAACAGGGCTTGATCCTGTTACCTCACCTTGCTACCCAAGGTTGGGGCGTTGGTGCTGGTGGTGAAGTTATCGATACCTTCCCCTACTTTGTGGTTGGTGTACTCCACTTAATTTCCTCAGCCGTCCTTGGCTTTGGCGGTATCTATCATGCCGTTCGTGGCCCAGAAACCTTAGAAGAATACTCTTCTTTCTTTGGTTACGACTGGAAAGACAAGAACAAGATGACCAACATCATCGGGTTCCACCTGATTATTTTGGGATGCGGTGCGCTGCTGTTGGTACTAAAGGCAATGTTCTTTGGTGGTTTGTATGACACCTGGGCGCCAGGCGGTGGTGACGTTCGGATTATTACTAATCCTACACTGAACCCAGCAGTTATCTTCGGTTATGTACTCAAGTCTCCTTTCGGTGGCGAAGGCTGGATTGTCAGCGTCGATAACTTGGAAGATGTGGTCGGTGGTCACATCTGGATTGCCTTTATCTGTATTGCTGGCGGTATTTTCCACATTCTTACCAAGCCTTTTGCTTGGTCACGTCGTGCATCCATCTGGTCTGGTGAGGCTTACCTCTCCTACAGCTTGGGCGCTCTGTCGTTGATGGGCTTCATTGCCTCCATCTATGTTTGGTTTAACAACACCGTTTACCCCAGCGAATTCTACGGCCCTACTGGCCCAGAAGCTTCTCAAGCTCAGGCTTTGACCTTCTTGATTCGTGACCAACGCTTGGGTGCTAACGTCGGTTCTGCTCAAGGTCCCACAGGTCTAGGTAAATACCTGATGCGTTCTCCAACAGGTGAAATCATCTTCGGTGGTGAAACCATGCGCTTCTGGGATTTCCGTGGACCTTGGTTGGAGCCTCTACGTGGCCCCAATGGTCTTGATTTGGAAAAAATCAAGAACGATATTCAGCCTTGGCAAGCTCGTCGCGCTGCTGAATACATGACCCATGCTCCTCTAGGTTCTTTGAACTCTGTGGGTGGTGTGGCTACTGAAATTAACTCCTTCAACTACGTATCTCCTCGCGCTTGGTTGGCGACTTCTCACTTCGTACTAGGATTCTTCTTCCTAGTTGGTCACTTGTGGCACGCTGGTCGCGCACGAGCTGCGGCTGGTGGTTTTGAGAAAGGAATTAACCGTGAGACTGAGCCAGTGATGTTTATGGACGACCTAGATTAGGTTGTAAAGTTTATTTCATCACTGACTACTAAATAATTTAGAGGCTCTTGCATAAAAGCAAGGGCTTTTTTTATAGGAAAATTAGTCATCTATTGATTAAAGTGAGCGGCTTACCAAGGTAATTAATACTATGAGCGACTCTAATTTTATTGATGCTCTGCGATGGACATCTGAAGCTAAAGAAAAGTTACAAAATATTCCCTTTTTTGTCCGCTCTCAAGCTAAAGCCAGAATTGAACAGCTGGCTCGTGAAGCACAGCAAGAGGTTGTGACAGCTGATTTGGTAGAAGAGGCTAGGCTTGAGTTTGGACAATAAAAAGGAGTCAGATACAGAATTTAGAATTCAAAATACTCTACTAGGACTTACGCACTTTACAAATAGGCTATTGTGTGCTATTGCGGACATCAAATTTGTCAGCGATTTGCTGCCTTTTTTCTCCCCTATAAGTGAATAAGTTGATAGATCTCAAACCTATAAAGATGATAGGAAGTTAAGCTCTTTGAGCTTAACTTCTGTTCAGTAACCAGAACCGAGTTAACTGACATAAGTTGAATTTTGTCAATGCGTAAGTCCTAGTAATCTAAATTTCAGGAGTTTTAATTATGCCTAGATTTACGGTTCCACCCAATTTCACAGGCACTACTGATTCTGACACTTTAATTGGGGAAGATTTAAATAAATTTCCAGCAATTGGGATTGATATTTTAACTGGAGGTTTCATTGATACAGGCCTAGGATTGGACACCATTAAAGGCAACGGCACTAGCGGTAAAGGGGCTGATGGTGCTATCGGTAAGAACGTCAATGGCAGCGAAGGCGGTGCTGGAATCGGCATCAGCAATAATGGCAATCTGAATGCTGGGTCGGGCGACGACGATATCATCAGCAAGGGTATTGGGGGTCGTGGAGGCAACGGCGCGGATGATTTTACTGTTGATTATTCTGGCAATCAAGGCGGCAACGGCGGTGCAGGGACAGGCATCAGTAACATTGGCATCCTTAATACTGGGTTGGGAAACGATACTATCATCAGCAATGGCACTGGCGGCAACGGCGGCAACGGCGGCGGTTTCTTTCCCTTTGGCGGCGGCGGTGGATTTGGGACTGGCATCAGTAACAGTGGCAAACTGAATACTGGGTTGGGCAATGACACGATCACTGGCACTGGTAAGGGCGGCATTGGTGCTGGCAGTCGCTATCCCGGCAAGGGCGGATTTGGGATAGGTATCAGCAACACTGGGCAGCTGGATACTGGAGACGGAAATGACACGATCGCTGGCATCGGTATAGGGGGCATTCCCGGTACTGGAGTTGGACCCGGCGAAGGCGGTGTCGGGATTGGCATCAGCAATAATGGCAGTCTCAATACAGGCTCAGGAAATGACACGATCACTGGCACTGGCACTGGTACTGGTGACTATAGCTATGGCGGTGGCGGTGCTGGAACTGGCATCAGCAACACTGGGCAACTGGATACCGGAGACGGAGAAGACGCGATCGTAGGCACTGGCACTGGTACTGGGAGCTTCTTGGACGACAAAATTAATGAAATTGGCATCCAGAACATGAAAGGTGCTACCATCACCACAGGACAGGGCAACGACACAATTACTGGTTCTGGCAACGGTTTAGCCTACAACCTTACCGTCAGAGGCATCTCTAACGATGGGGTAATTGATACTGGCAGTGGTTGTGACATCATTACAGGATTTGCTAGTACAACAATTGGTGGTGTTCCCTATGACAGTGGTAGTGCCATAGGCATTTTTGGACAAGGAACGATCCGGACTGGCGATGGCAATGACACTATCACCGGCACTGGTATCGGCGCTAACAGCGAAAAAGGCGATTACTATAGTAACCGCGCTAATGGCTGCACCGGAACAGGTATTAGTAATAGTGGCAATCTGAATGCAGGGGATGGGAATGACACTATTACTGGCACTGGTATCGGCGGTAATGGCGGTAATGGCAGTAATGGCGGTTATGACAGTAATGGCGGTAATGGTGGCACTGGAACAGGTATTAGTAACAGTGGCAATCTGAATGCAGGGGATGGGAATGACACTATCACCGGCACTGGTCAGGGGGGCAGAGGTGGTACTGGCAAAATACCAGGCGCAAATGGCACTGCATACGGCATTTTCAACGACGGAGTAATTGATCAGGGGAATGGTTGTGACATCCTTACCGGGCAGGCTACAGCAACAATTGGTGGTGCTGCTTATGGCATTTATGGAAAAGGAACTATCAAGACTGGTGATGGCAATGACTTTATTACATCCACCAGTACCATCAATGAACTTCAACAAAAAGTTACTATTGGTGGCGGTATCAACATTGATCTAGGCACTGGAAATGACTACTTCAAAGGGTTTGGTACTGGGACTGTGGATGGTGGAAAAGGTTTTGATACCTTAGACCTCAGTGCTTTCAATCGCTCTGAACTCACTTTTTCTGGTGTAATTTCGGGCAATGCCCTAAACCCAGCTAACATCAGCTTCAATAACAATAAAAATGTGATTACGCTCTCCACAACAGGCTTTGAGAATTTTATCTTTGCAGATGGCTCTTTGTCCTACAGCACTTTGGTCTGAAACTAAAACTACAACAATCTCAGGAAAAATAATTAGGAATTACGAATTGGTATCAACTTTCTTCCACATTCATTGCTGCTAAAAAAGCTTTCTAGCTCACATCTCTGTTTTAAATTTAGAGAATTTTAATTATGCCTAGACTTACAGTTCCACCCAATTTTACAGGTACTGCTGGTGACGACACAATCGTAGGGGAAGATTTAAATAAATTTCCAGCAATCGGGATTGATATTTTAACTGGAGGTTTCATTGATACAGGCTTAGGATTGGACACCATTAAAGGCAACGGCACTAGCGGTAAAGGGGCTGATGGTGCTATCGGTAAGAACGTCAATGGCAGCGAAGGCGGTGCTGGAATCGGCATCAGCAATAATGGCAATCTGAATGCTGGGTCGGGCGACGACGATATCATCAGCAACGGTATTGGGGGTCTTGGAGGCAACGGCACGGATGAGCCTACTGTTGATTCTGGCACTAATGGCGGCGGTGGCGGTACAGGGACTGGCATCAGCAACAGTGGCAAACTGAATACTGGGTTGGGCAATGACACTATCATCAGCAATGGCACTGGCGGCAACGGCGGCAACGGCGGCGGTTATTTCACGGCTGGCGGCGGTGGCGGTACAGGGACTGGCATCAGCAACAGTGGCAAACTGAATACTGGGTTGGGCAATGACACGATCGCGGGCACAGGTCAGGGCGGCACTGGTAATGACAGCCGCTATGGCGGTTATAGTGGATTTGGGACTGGAATCAGCAACACTGGACAACTGGATACCGGAGAGGGAAAAGACACGATCACAGGCATCGGTATTGCAGGCATTCCCGGTAGCGGGATTTTGATCGGCAATGGCGGTGTAGGGACTGGCATCAGCAATAATGGTAATCTCAATACTGGGGCCGGAAATGACACGATCGCAGGCATCGGTATTGCCAGCATTCCCGGCAATGGAATTATACTCGGCACTGGCGGTGTAGGGACTGGCATCAGCAATAATGGTAATCTCAATACTGGGGCCGGAAATGACACGATCGCAGGCACTGGTACAGGTACAGGTACTGGAACTGGCGTTATTAACAGTAAGAAACTGGATACCGGAGACGGAGAAGACACGATCATAGGCACTGGCACTTCTACTGGCAACTTTGACGACAAAATTAATGATGGAACTGGCATCCAGAACATGAAAGGTGCCACCATCACCACAGGGCAGGGTAACGACACAATTACTGGTTCTGGCAAAGGTTTAGTCCCCGACCTCATCGTCATAGGCATCTCCAACGATGGAGTAATTGATACTGGCAATGGTTGTGACATCCTTACGGGACTTGCTAGCACAACAATTGATAGTAATTATGGGAATCCTACTGGTACTGCCATAGGCATTTTTGGACAAGGAACGATCCGGACTGGTGATGGCAATGACTTTATTACAGCCACCAGTACCATCAATGAAGTTCAGCAAAAAGTTACTATTGGTGGCGGTATCGGTATTGATCTAGGCACTGGAAATGACTACTTCAAAGGGTTTGGTACTGGGACTGTAGATGGTGGAAAAGGTTTTGATACCTTAGACCTCAGTGCTTTCAATCGCTCCGAACTCACTTTTTCTGGTGTAATTTCAGGCAAT from Nostoc commune NIES-4072 includes:
- the psbC gene encoding photosystem II reaction center protein CP43 gives rise to the protein MVTLSNRPNILGGTGRDQESTGFAWWSGNARLINLSGKLLGAHVAHAGLIVFWAGAMTLFEVAHFIPEKPMYEQGLILLPHLATQGWGVGAGGEVIDTFPYFVVGVLHLISSAVLGFGGIYHAVRGPETLEEYSSFFGYDWKDKNKMTNIIGFHLIILGCGALLLVLKAMFFGGLYDTWAPGGGDVRIITNPTLNPAVIFGYVLKSPFGGEGWIVSVDNLEDVVGGHIWIAFICIAGGIFHILTKPFAWSRRASIWSGEAYLSYSLGALSLMGFIASIYVWFNNTVYPSEFYGPTGPEASQAQALTFLIRDQRLGANVGSAQGPTGLGKYLMRSPTGEIIFGGETMRFWDFRGPWLEPLRGPNGLDLEKIKNDIQPWQARRAAEYMTHAPLGSLNSVGGVATEINSFNYVSPRAWLATSHFVLGFFFLVGHLWHAGRARAAAGGFEKGINRETEPVMFMDDLD
- a CDS encoding PCP reductase family protein, whose amino-acid sequence is MSDSNFIDALRWTSEAKEKLQNIPFFVRSQAKARIEQLAREAQQEVVTADLVEEARLEFGQ
- a CDS encoding beta strand repeat-containing protein — translated: MPRFTVPPNFTGTTDSDTLIGEDLNKFPAIGIDILTGGFIDTGLGLDTIKGNGTSGKGADGAIGKNVNGSEGGAGIGISNNGNLNAGSGDDDIISKGIGGRGGNGADDFTVDYSGNQGGNGGAGTGISNIGILNTGLGNDTIISNGTGGNGGNGGGFFPFGGGGGFGTGISNSGKLNTGLGNDTITGTGKGGIGAGSRYPGKGGFGIGISNTGQLDTGDGNDTIAGIGIGGIPGTGVGPGEGGVGIGISNNGSLNTGSGNDTITGTGTGTGDYSYGGGGAGTGISNTGQLDTGDGEDAIVGTGTGTGSFLDDKINEIGIQNMKGATITTGQGNDTITGSGNGLAYNLTVRGISNDGVIDTGSGCDIITGFASTTIGGVPYDSGSAIGIFGQGTIRTGDGNDTITGTGIGANSEKGDYYSNRANGCTGTGISNSGNLNAGDGNDTITGTGIGGNGGNGSNGGYDSNGGNGGTGTGISNSGNLNAGDGNDTITGTGQGGRGGTGKIPGANGTAYGIFNDGVIDQGNGCDILTGQATATIGGAAYGIYGKGTIKTGDGNDFITSTSTINELQQKVTIGGGINIDLGTGNDYFKGFGTGTVDGGKGFDTLDLSAFNRSELTFSGVISGNALNPANISFNNNKNVITLSTTGFENFIFADGSLSYSTLV
- a CDS encoding beta strand repeat-containing protein; the protein is MPRLTVPPNFTGTAGDDTIVGEDLNKFPAIGIDILTGGFIDTGLGLDTIKGNGTSGKGADGAIGKNVNGSEGGAGIGISNNGNLNAGSGDDDIISNGIGGLGGNGTDEPTVDSGTNGGGGGTGTGISNSGKLNTGLGNDTIISNGTGGNGGNGGGYFTAGGGGGTGTGISNSGKLNTGLGNDTIAGTGQGGTGNDSRYGGYSGFGTGISNTGQLDTGEGKDTITGIGIAGIPGSGILIGNGGVGTGISNNGNLNTGAGNDTIAGIGIASIPGNGIILGTGGVGTGISNNGNLNTGAGNDTIAGTGTGTGTGTGVINSKKLDTGDGEDTIIGTGTSTGNFDDKINDGTGIQNMKGATITTGQGNDTITGSGKGLVPDLIVIGISNDGVIDTGNGCDILTGLASTTIDSNYGNPTGTAIGIFGQGTIRTGDGNDFITATSTINEVQQKVTIGGGIGIDLGTGNDYFKGFGTGTVDGGKGFDTLDLSAFNRSELTFSGVISGNALNPANISFNNNKNVITLSTTGFENFIFADGSLNYSTLV